CATTgtctcttgcaaaaaaaaagtaaaaaaaaaaaaaaaaaaaaaaaaaggctttttctCCAGATGAAATAGGTTTATAAATCCATTGGGTGAGGATTAATTTTGATCGTCatgaattattattcttttttattcttgtGTTAATGGTGTATCTGGACTTTCCcctctcctttctttcttttttcttcttttatttatttatttcttcttcttcgtctttttcttcttcttcttctctctccGTGGGTTAAAACTGCATCCACGTGACGAGCGCAGACAGTGCCGTAAGGATCAGCGTTAGGCCGAACGGAACCGATGATCGGCTCGCGCCGTTCCCAGCCGCACACAGTTCAAACAAGCTGCCGCGAAAGTCCAGATTTCTGGACTCTTTTTTCAGCTTCTCCCACAGATCTGTGGCTCCCTCCTGACAGTCTGCCAGAGCAGTGGTCGCACATGAATGGAAATCATCCCAGTAACTGCAAATCAAATATttcaaacacaaagaaaaaaaaaatcattgctcaTGTCTGAGTTGAGTAACGCTTCACATTCAAGTCGATCATCTGacattattgctgttgttgtttttatagatttttattttatttatttgtatgcatttatttattttgtaaagtatGAAACtcaattttttcttcttcttttaaaaaaatatcatataGGCCTATGTGGGAAGCAGTTTTGAGATTCGCTTTGCTTTCAGTTTAACAACGCCATATTTTCGGTTTATGCgtttatttcaacaaaaaaagGATTTAAACTATTTGACTGCATTAAACTTccgttttcatttgaattttaaacaccacagaaataacattaaataaacactTCCAATTTTTTTTCACGTATCCAAATCATAactctaaaataattaaaactttaacATAGGATCCATTTTATAGCATTCATGAGTCCTCATTTAGCCACGTGAAGGAGGAGACGGGGCACGAGGGAAACCCAAGCGGCTCCAAAGGGAAAGTCTCCGTATCACGTGATATCGAGGGCCCTCCCCATCTCTCCCGCTCTCTTACAACTCCCCTCCTGCGCCCCACCCCCTTCCTTTATCCCACTCTCGAGCCTATCATTTATTAATGTGTTTCAGGAACACTCACCCACATTCTAAACCCTGCATCTACAAATGACCACGCGCATGGTCACAAGTAGATCCGCtccaaaaacataaaatccaATATAATGCTAAAAAGGAAATGCTTTTTACTCAAGCAGAAACAATAGCctattatatgaaataatattaggCTATATGGAAAAAAGTATATGGAAAATAAATGGGCACTTAGTGCACATCTCCTTAGACAGGCAtctcattttattaaataataataataataataataattttaaaacggGTCTTAGTGCGTGTTCAAAAACGCGGCAGGCAGACTTATTttcgaaaacaaaaaaaaaaaaatagagtgaaAGAAAGGCATAATAATTTCAGTCCCTGTAATTAGATACTTTTCCGTTCAGTACGGGCTGTAAAAGAACCCGTTATTTTATAGGGTGGATCGCTTACAATAATCGTGCATTACCTCCCGATCTGATCCAATTATGGATGTTGATCTTTGGCCTTGGCGTGTAGAGATGGTTTATCTAATTGTAATTACCTGGTGAAATGTGAATAGTGCGCACTGCCTGCACGGCTCTATTTCTGCTCATGGAGCTGTCGAATTAAACAAGGGGCCCCTGTGCCATCTGGCTCCTCTCGCTGCTTCTCTCTCCCCCTCCCTATCTCTCACACACGTATATTTCATCTgttgtgtgtatgcatgtttcCCTTACGTGCAGATGGTCTGAAGGTTTTCCTTCTCGTCCAGCTCCTGTGGATAGTTGGCCATGCTATCTCCCAGATGAAGCAGACAGTCGGAGAAACCTTTGAACACTGTTTCACATTTCCCCGCTGCTCGAACCGCCTGCAGCAAATAGGCTGGAAAACGAGAAATTAGCATGAatcatcttttttcttctttttcttctaacAGCTAGTTGCACTCTCTTTTATTCGCTCGTCTTATTTAATTATTCCGGTTCTAATAAATAAGGCATAAAACACTTGCACACAATAACGTGTGTGTTGAGCATGAGGGTGGCGCGTGGACAAAAGATGATGTAATGGTTTACATGATGAGGGTGGGGGTGTGTGGGCTTGTGTAAAGTGAGATTTTCATTCTCAGTGATTTGTAGAGTCTCTTTTCTCTGACAGATCTATTAGAGAAAATGAGACTATTTTGGACACATGCTCTTCCTCCCCTCTTCATTTGGGACTCGATGATGGACTGGGAGGTCACTAGCAGTTGCAACAAGACCAGTTGACCAGATCCCTTTTCTTAACGATCCTTAAACTCCTGTGGCTTCTACAGGTTAAATAGCGAGATCTCTCGAATTAAGTTGTTTCACTGTTCAAATCAGGCCGGGCCTCTACCCATAAACCACATGGGCAAGACGCTTACGCCCTGTTACACACCACATTGTAAAGCTCAGAATTGTCTTTACATTATATCAAATGCTTTGCATGAATTATATGCAGAACATACCCTGCGTCGATATAAAGCCTACTCTAGCCCTATATTATACGCATTTCCTGCTATATGATCCTTTATGCAGTGTATGCTAGTCTACATCTCTCTGTTGTATTTTATGCGGTACATGTCCAGCCTTCCTACTTTATATTACATGAATtatgttatatactgtatatttgtccATACATTATGCATAGGTgcctacattattttatattcgtTATATGTATTCATGTATTCTATTCTGCAAGCATTATACGCTAAATAAAAGTCGAAACATAAAATATAGATGCAATCATGACTGTTGTTATGTATCTTTTATTCGTAAATCATTAAAAGTCCTTAGTTGATGCAATAAATGCTAGCTGGAACAGTCATTCCTTGCATTCTTTATCAcccacagaataaataaatatcgcAT
This genomic stretch from Carassius carassius chromosome 42, fCarCar2.1, whole genome shotgun sequence harbors:
- the LOC132124225 gene encoding neuritin-like; its protein translation is MGLTLSGRYISLFLAVQIAYLLQAVRAAGKCETVFKGFSDCLLHLGDSMANYPQELDEKENLQTICTYWDDFHSCATTALADCQEGATDLWEKLKKESRNLDFRGSLFELCAAGNGASRSSVPFGLTLILTALSALVTWMQF